The DNA region GCATCATCCTCGATCCCGCGATTACCAAATATACGCCGGAGAAGCTTTGGCTCGGCTCCGGCACGCGCGCGATGGACCACGGCATCGAGGCGATCTGCTCCAGCCGGCCCAATGTGCTGGTCGATGCGGTGTGCCAGCAGGGGCTGCGCTATCTGCATCACGGCCTACTACGCACCAAGGCCAATCCCGACGACGAGGCGGCGCGGCTGAGCTGCCAGCTCGGCTCGTGGCTGTCGGCCTTCGGCTTGCAGTCGCGGGTGCTCATGGGTGCAAGCCACGCCATCGGCCACGTGCTCGGTGGTACCTGCGACGTGCCGCATTATTTCTGCACGGCGGTGATGATGCCGAGCGTGCTGCGCTACAACCGTCCCGCGACGGAAGCGGCCCAGCAAGCGATTGCCGCCGCGCTCGGCGCGCCCGGTCGCGACGCGAGCGAGGCGTTCGCCGGCTTCATCGCGGAGCTCGGCCTGCCGCGGCGGCTTGCCGATGTCGGAGTCGGTGAAGATCGCTTCGAGCTGATCGGCCGGAACGCCATGTTGTCGATCTTCACCCGCGCCAACCCGCAGCCGATCCGCGAGCCAGGCGACGTCGTTAAGATCCTGCAGTTGGCCGCCTGAAGCAACAGCACCTGGAGGAGCCCACCATGGCCGCCTTGCGCATCTTCTCCTATCTGCCGAACCCGCGGGTCTGGAAGGCAACCATTGCCGCGCGGTTCTGCGGCGTCGACGTTGAGGTCAGGGGCGCCTCCGGCAAGGAATTGCGCGACTGGCTGTGGGATTACGATGCCCATCCTCTTACCGAGCAGGAACGCGCTGCGCTGTCGTCGTTGGCGCGAACCGGCCGGGTCGGACTGACGGGCGCGCAGCTCTTCAAGACCGATGCGTTCATGGAAGCGCAGCCGTTCGGTAACGTGCCGGCCGCGTTCGGCGCCGATGGCAAGGTCGGGATCTTCGAATCGAACAGCATCATGCGCGCGGTGGCACGGCTCGGTGAGGCGGCGTTCCCGCTCTACGGACGTGACGCCTATGAGGCGTCCAGGATCGACAGTTTCCTCGATGTCAGCCTGGTCTTTGCGCGGGATACGCAGATCTATCTGCTGGCGTTGTCGGGCGGCACGGTCGATGCCGCTATTCACGCGCGCGCAAAGGACGCGTTCGCGATCTATGCCTCGGGGATTGAGCAGGCATTGTCGCCACGGCGAGAGGCGCTGGTCGGGAACGGCATCTCGATTGCCGACATCTGCCTTGCCGCCGAACTCGCACTGTTCATGAATGAGCATGCGCGGACCGAGCAATTGCGCAAGCAGGGGTTGGAGAGAATTCTGCACCCGGGGGTAAGGGATGAATATCCGCTGATGTTCGCGCACTTCGCCCGGCTGGTCGGGCACGAGCACATCAGGCCGGACCTCAAGCCTTACGTCGAGAAGTTGCTGTCGAAGGCAGCGGCCTGATCTCGAGAACGATTGGCCGCAACGCGGAGGATTGACTGCATGACCGCACCCGTCTGTCTGATATCCGGCGTTGGGCCCGGCACCGGTTCGGCGCTCGCCAGGAGGTTCGCGGAAGGCGGCTATCGGGTCGCGCTTCTCGCCCGGAACGAGGAGCGCCTCGCCGGGCTCGAGAAGCAGCTGCCGGGGGCAAAGGCCTATCGATGCGACGTGTCAGATCCGGTGCAGGTCGAGCTGGTGGCATCGGCGGTGGAGCGCGATCTCGGCCATCCCATTGTCGTGGTCCACAACGCCGTCGGCGGCGCGTTCGGCACTTTCCGCGAGATCGATCCGCAGATTCTCAATCGCAACTTCCAGGTCAACACGATGGGCCTGTTGTACCTGGCGCGGCGGTTTGCGCCGGCGATGATCAGCGCCGGCAAGGGCGCCATCGTTGCGACCGGCAACACCTCGGCATTGCGCGGCAAGGCCGGCTTCGCGGGATTCGCGCCGACCAAGGCGGCGCAGCGCATTCTGGCCGAGGCAATGGCGCGTGACCTCGGGCCGCAAGGCGTCCACGTCGCCTATCTCGTGATCGACGCGGTGATCGACCTGGAATGGACGCGGAAGCGCTGGCCGGAGCGGCCGGACGACTTCTTCATCAAGCCGCGGGCGATTGCGGACGAGGTCTGGCACGTCGCCCATCAGGACCGCAGCGCGTGGTCGTTCAACGTCGAGATCAGGCCGTTCGGCGAAGCCTGGTAGACGTCGCGCGGCGGTCGCAAGCGCCGTTCAATTCATAAGCTCAGGGGGAATTCATGTCGTTGAAGCCGTTTGCTGTGTCGATTGCGTTGCTCGTGGCCGTTGCCGCCACTGCGGTCCGCGCCGAAACGCCCGGCGTCTCGGAATCGGAAATCAGAATCGGGGCGACATTCCCGTTCAGCGGCCCGGCATCCCCGCTCAGCAATACCGGCAAGGGCCTCATCGCCTACGTCCATTCCGTCAACGATCGCGGCGGCATCAACGGCCGCAAGATCAACCTCATCACCTATGACGATGCCTATTCGCCGCCCAAGGCGGTGGAGCAGACCCGCAAGCTGATCGAGAGCGACGAGGTGGCGTTCCTGTTCAGCCCGCTGGGGACGCCCGGCATCGGCGCAACCATCAAGTATGTGACCGCGAAGAAGGTGCCGCACCTCTTCGTCGTCAGCGGTGTGACCAAGTTTGCGAACTTCGCCGAGTTTCCGCTGACGACCACCGGGCTGCCCAGCTACAACACCGAGGGAAAGATCTACGCCAGGTATATTGCTCAGACGGCGCCCGACGCGAAGATCGCGATCCTCTACCAGAACGACGATCTCGGCCGTGACTTCGTGGCCGCGTTCAAGGAAACCCTGAAGGGCGAGTTCGACAAGAAGGTGGTGACATCTCCGTATGAGGTCACCGAGCCCACGATCGAGTCACGCGTCGTGACGCTGAAGGCGTCGGGCGCCCAGGCATTCCTGATCGCGGGTACGCCGAAATTCGCCGCGCAAGCGATCAAGAAGGCGAGCGAGATCGGCTGGTCACCGCTCACCATCGTGAATTACGTGTCGAGCTCGGTGTCCTCGACCATCGTGCCGGCCGGAGCGGACAAGGCGGTGGGCGTCGTCGTGGCGACGATCGCGAAGGATCCGAACGACAAGAGGTGGGCCGACGATCCCGGCATCAAATGGTATCGCGCTCATTTCGAGAAGTATCTTCCCGGTGCCGATATCGGCGACAGCAACTATCTGTTCGGGACCCAGCAGGGCCAGATCCTGGAGCAGGTGCTGAAACAGTGCGGCGACGACCTGTCGCGCGAGAACATCGTGAGGCAGGCGCGCAACATCAAGGGGCTTGTGCTGCCGACGCTGATGCCGGGCATCACGGTCAACACCGGGCCGGACAACAGCATGGCCTATACGCAGCTTCAGCTGCAGCGCTGGACAGGGAGCTCGTGGGAGCAGTTCGGCGGCGTGCTGAGCGCCGAGCCGAACTGAGCCGTCACCGGGATAACCAACGCATCGCGCTAGTGGAGCCGTCGTGCGATCGGCTTCGCCAGCGGGCTATGCCAGCCCCATTGCGATGAGCGATCGCTCGACCGCAGGCTCGCCAGCAACGCCGTGGTCTTCGGCTGCACCCGCGAGCCGTCGATCACCTCGAGCTGACCGCACCGGTTGAGCGTGTGCAGCTTGCGTCCGCTCCATAGCGGCCCGGGCCTGAGCAGATGCCGGACGGCCTGCTTGTAGGTCGTCGGCGACAATTCGAGCACTTCCGCGAGGCCGAGTGCCGCGCCGTATCCGTTGGTGCAGTCCTGCACCGGCCGCCACAGCTTCCCATTGACGGTCACGAAGTTGCCCGCCGGCCGCGTGGTCGCGCGATCCATCAGGATCGGATTGGCCGCGTGCGGTTCCCAGGGGCCGAGCAATTGCCCGGCGTAATAGATCGCGAGCGTGTCGGAGTATCCGCCGGTGCCGTCGCGCCAGGCCCCGAACATGTAGTGGAGGCCGTTGTGCTGCGTGATCGTCACGTCGGCAAGTTCGAGACCGGACAGCAGCGTTGAGTGCCGCTCCCACTTGTCCGGAAAGCGGATGCATTTGTAGATCGGAACGTCCCGATGCGCGGTGCTTTCCGGGATCATCCAGAGCTCGCCGCTATCCTCGATCAGGAACGGGTAGGACAGATGCCAGGGCTCTTCGAGCACGGGCATCACCGTGCCGATCGGCCCGCTGCCGTCGAATTCGATCGCGGAAATGATGCCCTTGCCGGTCCGGTGGTCGAGGTCTTCGAAGAACACGAACGTCCTGCCCTGCCATTTCACCGGGACAGGATCGGCATAAAAGTGGTTGCCGGCATCGCCGAGCACGTTCCAGGCAGGTCCCGACAGGTCGCCGGTGCGCCAGATATCCGTGTTGTCGGCAAAGCGCCAGCCGACATGCCAGTGCGGCGCGTAGCAGCACAGGCGATAGATTTCCTTCGCGATCGAAGTCGCCACGCCACGCATGACAAAGGGCGCCGGATTTCGCGGTACGCTGCCATTCGCCGAGGCAGCCAATTGCGGCACCAACCGCGGAGCCCCCGACAGAATCGGCGGCAGCATCGACAGGGTGCGTGCCATCACCGTTTCGAGCCCGCCGCTCAGGCCGGCCGCGATTTCAGCCGAGGGATGACCGCGGTCCAGCACCGAGCCGTCGAGCTCATTGACGATTTCGATCACCGGCAGATCGCCGGCGAGAATGGCCGAAAGTACTGCACTTTCTCCCGCGTGCCCGTTGAACCGTGGACGGAGATAGAGCTTGGCGGAGCAGTTCGGGTCCCGTGCGGCACTGGTGAAGTCGACCACCACGTCGGGGTTGCCGGCGCGCGGACGCTCCGGGATCGCCTTCAGCCGGTCGGCTTCGCCGGTCTTGCCCTTGCGCAGGACGATGCGTTCGAGCTCGAACAGCATGTCGAGGCCGGCGGGTCGAGGCTCCGGCGTCGTGGTCCAGGCGATTTGAACGGGAATATCTTGATCGTTGACGCGCAGCGACTCGCGGCTCATCCAGAGCCGCGGCTGCGCGCGATCGCAGCGAAACTCGATAATCATGGCCAGCCCAACTTCCTAGTGCGCGTCCGCCCCCACAGCGTCGCCGAGAATGCGGACGTATTCCTCTATCATGGCATCCAACGAATAACGCGACTTCAGGCCCACGGCGCTTTGCCGCAGCTGAGCGCTCAACACACGATCTGTCAGGACCTTCGACACGGCCGCTGCGAATTCGGCCTCGTTCGAAGCGTCAACGAACACCGCGGCAGGCTGTCCCTGGTAGGACAGCACCTCGCGCAGCACGGGGAGATCGTTGACGACGCAGGGAATGCCGGCGCTCGCGGCTTCGACCGCGGCAAGGCCGAAGGTTTCGGCCTGCGTGGGGAATACGAAGAC from Bradyrhizobium sp. B124 includes:
- a CDS encoding iron-containing alcohol dehydrogenase, yielding MGVVGSHQYPSMESVIYGKPAAEALREEAERLGAKRVYLIASRTLNTTTDEIEKIRKGLGDRHAATFDGVPQHTTRDVVTQIARQASEAKADLVVAIGGGSVVDAAKIVLMCMEHEIFEPDGLDGFETTPDRRFGPFRTPKVRMIAIPSTLSGGEYNSGALVTDTSRKLKQIFNHPMMMPRSIILDPAITKYTPEKLWLGSGTRAMDHGIEAICSSRPNVLVDAVCQQGLRYLHHGLLRTKANPDDEAARLSCQLGSWLSAFGLQSRVLMGASHAIGHVLGGTCDVPHYFCTAVMMPSVLRYNRPATEAAQQAIAAALGAPGRDASEAFAGFIAELGLPRRLADVGVGEDRFELIGRNAMLSIFTRANPQPIREPGDVVKILQLAA
- a CDS encoding glutathione S-transferase produces the protein MAALRIFSYLPNPRVWKATIAARFCGVDVEVRGASGKELRDWLWDYDAHPLTEQERAALSSLARTGRVGLTGAQLFKTDAFMEAQPFGNVPAAFGADGKVGIFESNSIMRAVARLGEAAFPLYGRDAYEASRIDSFLDVSLVFARDTQIYLLALSGGTVDAAIHARAKDAFAIYASGIEQALSPRREALVGNGISIADICLAAELALFMNEHARTEQLRKQGLERILHPGVRDEYPLMFAHFARLVGHEHIRPDLKPYVEKLLSKAAA
- a CDS encoding SDR family NAD(P)-dependent oxidoreductase, which translates into the protein MTAPVCLISGVGPGTGSALARRFAEGGYRVALLARNEERLAGLEKQLPGAKAYRCDVSDPVQVELVASAVERDLGHPIVVVHNAVGGAFGTFREIDPQILNRNFQVNTMGLLYLARRFAPAMISAGKGAIVATGNTSALRGKAGFAGFAPTKAAQRILAEAMARDLGPQGVHVAYLVIDAVIDLEWTRKRWPERPDDFFIKPRAIADEVWHVAHQDRSAWSFNVEIRPFGEAW
- a CDS encoding ABC transporter substrate-binding protein — translated: MSLKPFAVSIALLVAVAATAVRAETPGVSESEIRIGATFPFSGPASPLSNTGKGLIAYVHSVNDRGGINGRKINLITYDDAYSPPKAVEQTRKLIESDEVAFLFSPLGTPGIGATIKYVTAKKVPHLFVVSGVTKFANFAEFPLTTTGLPSYNTEGKIYARYIAQTAPDAKIAILYQNDDLGRDFVAAFKETLKGEFDKKVVTSPYEVTEPTIESRVVTLKASGAQAFLIAGTPKFAAQAIKKASEIGWSPLTIVNYVSSSVSSTIVPAGADKAVGVVVATIAKDPNDKRWADDPGIKWYRAHFEKYLPGADIGDSNYLFGTQQGQILEQVLKQCGDDLSRENIVRQARNIKGLVLPTLMPGITVNTGPDNSMAYTQLQLQRWTGSSWEQFGGVLSAEPN